The Branchiostoma lanceolatum isolate klBraLanc5 chromosome 10, klBraLanc5.hap2, whole genome shotgun sequence genome has a window encoding:
- the LOC136443690 gene encoding uncharacterized protein — protein sequence MKFVSVLFLAVFSLSCWTADAGRGDTLPRSSHRLAARRGDTAINYRRGPGWNRGRGDTTGPGSYRSIGRGDTSMSLVSSGVKLARTSVGGGSTRGDMSLFGESRDGPSAGVGGVVGDRRRPSAGRGDTSLPGSFSKNTEEKMSGLRMTNYVNSEGNCVYTLYLPRDVNTSPTCPPMADRDAMWRVQDDLVAQLAAARAQVAKLISEVDVLENRLVEKERQLANKRSDTAANFAP from the exons ATGAAGTTCGTTTCCGTGCTGTTCCTTGCTGTCTTCTCGCTGTCGTGCTGGACAGCAGATGCTGGGCGAGGGGACACGCTCCCGCGCAGCAGCCATAGACTCGCAGCCAGGCGCGGCGACACGGCCATCAACTACCGGAGGGGTCCGGGCTGGAACCGCGGCCGGGGTGACACCACCGGCCCGGGTAGCTACAGAAGCATCGGCCGGGGCGATACGAGTATGAGTCTCGTCAGCTCGGGGGTGAAGCTTGCGCGTACCTCAGTCGGTGGTGGGAGCACACGCGGAGACATGTCGCTGTTCGGAGAGAGCCGAGATGGGCCGAGTGCCGGTGTCGGAGGAGTCGTCGGGGACCGTCGGAGACCGAGCGCTGGCCGAGGCGACACGAGTCTTCCCGGTAGCTTTTCGAAGAACACCGAAGAAAAG ATGTCGGGTCTGAGAATGACGAACTATGTCAACAGTGAGGGAAACTGTGTGTACACTTTGTATCTGCCGCGTGACGTCAACACCAGCCCCACCTGTCCACCAATGGCAGACCGGGACGCCATGTGGCGCGTACAGGACGACTTGGTGGCACAGCTGGCTGCTGCGCGTGCGCAAGTGGCCAAACTCATCTCAGAG GTGGATGTGTTGGAAAATCGTCTAGTAGAGAAAGAGCGCCAGCTAGCGAACAAAAGGAGCGATACAGCAGCCAACTTTGCACCCTAA
- the LOC136443687 gene encoding threonylcarbamoyladenosine tRNA methylthiotransferase-like isoform X1, producing the protein MLMFTVGSKMSACGDLLEDIEDMVTSTDLTPEERFGSRKNVIPRVRKKQKEPETSDNQNNAQCDSVIPGTQSIYVKTWGCSHNNSDGEYMAGQLAAYGYRITDTPSAADLWLLNSCTVKNPAEDHFRNTITRAQKDDKKVVVAGCVPQGQPRSKYLKGLSVIGVQQIDRVVEVVEETLKGHSVRLFGQKKDHGKKLGGAKLDLPKIRKNPLIEIIAINTGCLNQCTYCKTKHARGELGSYPPDEIVSRARQSFEEGVVEIWLTSEDTGAYGKDIGVTLPELLWRLVEVIPEGCMLRVGMTNPPYILEHLEEMAKILSHPRVYAFLHVPVQAASDSVLMDMRREYCLADFKQVINFLKERVPAVTIATDVICGFPTETAEDFEETLQLVEEYKFPSLFINQFFPRPGTPAAKMQRVPPQEVKRRTKAISELFQSYRPYDHKVGEIQNVLVTEESHDKKFYVAHNKFYDQVLVPKDEKLLGKMVTVEITSTGKHYLMGRLLSDQVTKVAIATPLPKGTVSGVQENLQEADSTTVTAQTPLSWCQHQLSRVAPVSMPLWMQVAAFVLVLAVVLDFCRILYRVSTKF; encoded by the exons ATGTTAATGTTTACTGTAGGTTCCAAGATGTCCGCCTGTGGTGACCTCCTTGAAGACATAGAGGACATGGTGACCTCAACTGACCTCACTCCTGAGGAGCGTTTTGGGTCCAGGAAGAACGTCATTCCTCGTGTAAGGAAGAAACAGAAGGAACCAGAAACGTCAGACAATCAGAACAACGCACAGTGTGACAG TGTTATCCCAGGAACCCAGAGCATCTATGTGAAGACCTGGGGCTGCTCACATAACAACTCTGATGGGGAGTACATGGCAGGGCAGCTGGCAGCTTACGGCTACAGAATCACAG aTACCCCCAGTGCTGCAGACCTGTGGTTGTTGAACAGCTGTACAGTAAAGAACCCTGCTGAGGACCACTTCAGGAACACCATCACACGAGCACAGAAGGACGACAAGAAG GTTGTAGTGGCAGGATGTGTCCCCCAGGGACAACCAAGATCAAAATACCTGAAAGGACTCAGTGTCATCGGG GTCCAACAGATAGACAGGGTGGTAGAAGTGGTGGAAGAGACCTTAAAAG GACACAGTGTGAGGCTGTTTGGACAGAAGAAGGATCATGGGAAGAAACTGGGCGGGGCCAAACTGGACCTGCCCAAGATTAGGAAAAACCCTCTTATAGAGATCATTGCTATAAACACAGG CTGCCTGAACCAGTGCACCTACTGTAAGACCAAGCATGCCCGCGGGGAGCTGGGCAGTTATCCACCTGACGAGATCGTCTCCAGGGCCAGGCAGTCATTTGAAG AGGGAGTAGTGGAGATTTGGCTGACCAGTGAAGACACCGGTGCTTATGGGAAGGACATCGGTGTGACGTTACCAGAGCTACTGTGGAGGCTTGTGGAGGTCATACCTGAGGGGTGCATGTTACGTGTGGGCATGACCAACCCACCTTACATACTGGAACATCTAGAG GAGATGGCAAAGATCCTGAGCCATCCCCGTGTGTATGCCTTCCTGCACGTCCCAGTGCAGGCTGCCTCAGACAGTGTCCTCATGGACATGAGGAGGGAGTACTGTCTGGCAGACTTCAAACAAGTCATCAACTTTCTCAAGGAAAG agTTCCTGctgttaccatagcaactgACGTCATCTGTGGATTTCCAACAGAAACTGCAGAG GATTTTGAGGAGACCTTGCAGCTGGTTGAGGAGTACAAGTTTCCTAGTTTGTTCATCAACCAGTTCTTCCCCCGACCAGGCACCCCAGCGGCCAAGATGCAGAGGGTCCCCCCTCAGGAg GTCAAAAGGAGAACAAAAGCTATATCAGAGCTGTTTCAGAGCTACAGACCCTATGATCACAAG GTTGGAGAAATCCAGAATGTTTTAGTGACAGAGGAATCGCACGACAAGAAGTTTTATGTAGCACACAACAAGTTCTATGATCAG GTTTTGGTGCCCAAAGATGAAAAGTTGCTGGGAAAGATGGTAACCGTGGAGATCACATCAACAGGAAAGCACTACCTCATGGGAAGGCTGCTGTCAGATCAGGTGACCaaggttgccatagcaaccccGCTGCCCAAAGGAACTGTGTCAGGTGTACAAGAAAACCTTCAG GAAGCAGACAGCACAACAGTGACAGCACAGACCCCGCTGTCATGGTGCCAGCACCAGCTGTCCAGGGTCGCTCCCGTCAGCATGCCCTTATGGATGCAAGTGGCTGCTTTTGTTTTAGTTCTCGCCGTAGTTTTAGATTTTTGTAGGATTCTTTACAGAGTAAGTACGAAATTCTAA
- the LOC136443687 gene encoding threonylcarbamoyladenosine tRNA methylthiotransferase-like isoform X2, with the protein MSACGDLLEDIEDMVTSTDLTPEERFGSRKNVIPRVRKKQKEPETSDNQNNAQCDSVIPGTQSIYVKTWGCSHNNSDGEYMAGQLAAYGYRITDTPSAADLWLLNSCTVKNPAEDHFRNTITRAQKDDKKVVVAGCVPQGQPRSKYLKGLSVIGVQQIDRVVEVVEETLKGHSVRLFGQKKDHGKKLGGAKLDLPKIRKNPLIEIIAINTGCLNQCTYCKTKHARGELGSYPPDEIVSRARQSFEEGVVEIWLTSEDTGAYGKDIGVTLPELLWRLVEVIPEGCMLRVGMTNPPYILEHLEEMAKILSHPRVYAFLHVPVQAASDSVLMDMRREYCLADFKQVINFLKERVPAVTIATDVICGFPTETAEDFEETLQLVEEYKFPSLFINQFFPRPGTPAAKMQRVPPQEVKRRTKAISELFQSYRPYDHKVGEIQNVLVTEESHDKKFYVAHNKFYDQVLVPKDEKLLGKMVTVEITSTGKHYLMGRLLSDQVTKVAIATPLPKGTVSGVQENLQEADSTTVTAQTPLSWCQHQLSRVAPVSMPLWMQVAAFVLVLAVVLDFCRILYRVSTKF; encoded by the exons ATGTCCGCCTGTGGTGACCTCCTTGAAGACATAGAGGACATGGTGACCTCAACTGACCTCACTCCTGAGGAGCGTTTTGGGTCCAGGAAGAACGTCATTCCTCGTGTAAGGAAGAAACAGAAGGAACCAGAAACGTCAGACAATCAGAACAACGCACAGTGTGACAG TGTTATCCCAGGAACCCAGAGCATCTATGTGAAGACCTGGGGCTGCTCACATAACAACTCTGATGGGGAGTACATGGCAGGGCAGCTGGCAGCTTACGGCTACAGAATCACAG aTACCCCCAGTGCTGCAGACCTGTGGTTGTTGAACAGCTGTACAGTAAAGAACCCTGCTGAGGACCACTTCAGGAACACCATCACACGAGCACAGAAGGACGACAAGAAG GTTGTAGTGGCAGGATGTGTCCCCCAGGGACAACCAAGATCAAAATACCTGAAAGGACTCAGTGTCATCGGG GTCCAACAGATAGACAGGGTGGTAGAAGTGGTGGAAGAGACCTTAAAAG GACACAGTGTGAGGCTGTTTGGACAGAAGAAGGATCATGGGAAGAAACTGGGCGGGGCCAAACTGGACCTGCCCAAGATTAGGAAAAACCCTCTTATAGAGATCATTGCTATAAACACAGG CTGCCTGAACCAGTGCACCTACTGTAAGACCAAGCATGCCCGCGGGGAGCTGGGCAGTTATCCACCTGACGAGATCGTCTCCAGGGCCAGGCAGTCATTTGAAG AGGGAGTAGTGGAGATTTGGCTGACCAGTGAAGACACCGGTGCTTATGGGAAGGACATCGGTGTGACGTTACCAGAGCTACTGTGGAGGCTTGTGGAGGTCATACCTGAGGGGTGCATGTTACGTGTGGGCATGACCAACCCACCTTACATACTGGAACATCTAGAG GAGATGGCAAAGATCCTGAGCCATCCCCGTGTGTATGCCTTCCTGCACGTCCCAGTGCAGGCTGCCTCAGACAGTGTCCTCATGGACATGAGGAGGGAGTACTGTCTGGCAGACTTCAAACAAGTCATCAACTTTCTCAAGGAAAG agTTCCTGctgttaccatagcaactgACGTCATCTGTGGATTTCCAACAGAAACTGCAGAG GATTTTGAGGAGACCTTGCAGCTGGTTGAGGAGTACAAGTTTCCTAGTTTGTTCATCAACCAGTTCTTCCCCCGACCAGGCACCCCAGCGGCCAAGATGCAGAGGGTCCCCCCTCAGGAg GTCAAAAGGAGAACAAAAGCTATATCAGAGCTGTTTCAGAGCTACAGACCCTATGATCACAAG GTTGGAGAAATCCAGAATGTTTTAGTGACAGAGGAATCGCACGACAAGAAGTTTTATGTAGCACACAACAAGTTCTATGATCAG GTTTTGGTGCCCAAAGATGAAAAGTTGCTGGGAAAGATGGTAACCGTGGAGATCACATCAACAGGAAAGCACTACCTCATGGGAAGGCTGCTGTCAGATCAGGTGACCaaggttgccatagcaaccccGCTGCCCAAAGGAACTGTGTCAGGTGTACAAGAAAACCTTCAG GAAGCAGACAGCACAACAGTGACAGCACAGACCCCGCTGTCATGGTGCCAGCACCAGCTGTCCAGGGTCGCTCCCGTCAGCATGCCCTTATGGATGCAAGTGGCTGCTTTTGTTTTAGTTCTCGCCGTAGTTTTAGATTTTTGTAGGATTCTTTACAGAGTAAGTACGAAATTCTAA
- the LOC136443688 gene encoding microfibril-associated glycoprotein 4-like isoform X3: protein MVTMLLLLTTCIIACLQVGTVAEVEVQTPNDVDTYLLPNQEDALNAEARDQPLGATNFEDCARLFPLLYWTNTVQDGVFPIKPTSSSNHFDVYCDMTTDGGGWTVIQRRFDGTVNFYRRWADYKNGFGRVEGEHWLGLDKIHNLITQNDYELYVELEDWEGNTAYAKYDTFSLGDESTDYTLNIGGYSGNAGDAIIYHNGMKFSARDVDNDFDSIDHCARRIAGGWWYTSCAHSALNGAYYHPEDYHGTDTGWGVFWYQWKGLYYSLKATKMMVRPLNFTRKL, encoded by the exons ATG GTGACCATGCTCCTACTGTTGACTACATGCATCATAGCCTGCTTACAAGTGGGGACAGTGGCAGAAGTGGAGGTCCAAACACCTAATGATGTAGACACATATC TACTCCCAAACCAAGAAGATGCTCTGAATGCTGAAGCAAGAGACCAGCCGTTGGGTGCTACAAACTTCGAGGACTGCGCACGTCTCTTCCCTCTGCTCTACTGGACCAACACAGTACAGGATGGAGTTTTCCCCATCAAACCTACATCCTCATCCAACCACTTTGACGTCTACTGTGACATGACTACAGATGGTGGTGGCTGGACTGTCATACAGAGGAGGTTCGATGGGACAGTCAATTTTTACAGACGTTGGGCAGACTACAAGAATGGGTTTGGGAGGGTTGAAGGGGAACACTGGCTTGGACTGGATAAGATACACAACCTGATAACCCAGAATGATTATGAACTGTATGTGGAGTTGGAAGATTGGGAAGGAAACACGGCTTATGCTAAGTATGATACCTTTAGCCTAGGGGATGAGAGTACAGATTATACTCTGAACATTGGGGGGTACAGTGGGAATGCTGGAGATGCTATCATTTACCATAATGGTATGAAATTCAGTGCTAGAGATGTGGACAATGATTTTGACAGTATTGATCACTGTGCTCGGCGGATTGCAGGTGGCTGGTGGTATACTTCTTGTGCTCACTCTGCCCTGAATGGTGCCTACTACCATCCAGAGGACTACCATGGTACTGACACAGGGTGGGGTGTTTTCTGGTATCAATGGAAAGGTCTTTACTACTCACTCAAGGCCACCAAGATGATGGTTCGACCTCTAAACTTTACCCGCAAACTGTGA
- the LOC136443688 gene encoding microfibril-associated glycoprotein 4-like isoform X2 produces MQRQTGNTIVFFSSLQNNYRCQTKVLPNQEDALNAEARDQPLGATNFEDCARLFPLLYWTNTVQDGVFPIKPTSSSNHFDVYCDMTTDGGGWTVIQRRFDGTVNFYRRWADYKNGFGRVEGEHWLGLDKIHNLITQNDYELYVELEDWEGNTAYAKYDTFSLGDESTDYTLNIGGYSGNAGDAIIYHNGMKFSARDVDNDFDSIDHCARRIAGGWWYTSCAHSALNGAYYHPEDYHGTDTGWGVFWYQWKGLYYSLKATKMMVRPLNFTRKL; encoded by the exons ATGCAGAGGCAGACTGGGAACACAATAGTTTTTTTCAGCAGTTTGCAGAACAACTACAGGTGCCAAACCAAAG TACTCCCAAACCAAGAAGATGCTCTGAATGCTGAAGCAAGAGACCAGCCGTTGGGTGCTACAAACTTCGAGGACTGCGCACGTCTCTTCCCTCTGCTCTACTGGACCAACACAGTACAGGATGGAGTTTTCCCCATCAAACCTACATCCTCATCCAACCACTTTGACGTCTACTGTGACATGACTACAGATGGTGGTGGCTGGACTGTCATACAGAGGAGGTTCGATGGGACAGTCAATTTTTACAGACGTTGGGCAGACTACAAGAATGGGTTTGGGAGGGTTGAAGGGGAACACTGGCTTGGACTGGATAAGATACACAACCTGATAACCCAGAATGATTATGAACTGTATGTGGAGTTGGAAGATTGGGAAGGAAACACGGCTTATGCTAAGTATGATACCTTTAGCCTAGGGGATGAGAGTACAGATTATACTCTGAACATTGGGGGGTACAGTGGGAATGCTGGAGATGCTATCATTTACCATAATGGTATGAAATTCAGTGCTAGAGATGTGGACAATGATTTTGACAGTATTGATCACTGTGCTCGGCGGATTGCAGGTGGCTGGTGGTATACTTCTTGTGCTCACTCTGCCCTGAATGGTGCCTACTACCATCCAGAGGACTACCATGGTACTGACACAGGGTGGGGTGTTTTCTGGTATCAATGGAAAGGTCTTTACTACTCACTCAAGGCCACCAAGATGATGGTTCGACCTCTAAACTTTACCCGCAAACTGTGA
- the LOC136443688 gene encoding microfibril-associated glycoprotein 4-like isoform X4 — MLLLLTTCIIACLQVGTVAEVEVQTPNDVDTYLLPNQEDALNAEARDQPLGATNFEDCARLFPLLYWTNTVQDGVFPIKPTSSSNHFDVYCDMTTDGGGWTVIQRRFDGTVNFYRRWADYKNGFGRVEGEHWLGLDKIHNLITQNDYELYVELEDWEGNTAYAKYDTFSLGDESTDYTLNIGGYSGNAGDAIIYHNGMKFSARDVDNDFDSIDHCARRIAGGWWYTSCAHSALNGAYYHPEDYHGTDTGWGVFWYQWKGLYYSLKATKMMVRPLNFTRKL; from the exons ATGCTCCTACTGTTGACTACATGCATCATAGCCTGCTTACAAGTGGGGACAGTGGCAGAAGTGGAGGTCCAAACACCTAATGATGTAGACACATATC TACTCCCAAACCAAGAAGATGCTCTGAATGCTGAAGCAAGAGACCAGCCGTTGGGTGCTACAAACTTCGAGGACTGCGCACGTCTCTTCCCTCTGCTCTACTGGACCAACACAGTACAGGATGGAGTTTTCCCCATCAAACCTACATCCTCATCCAACCACTTTGACGTCTACTGTGACATGACTACAGATGGTGGTGGCTGGACTGTCATACAGAGGAGGTTCGATGGGACAGTCAATTTTTACAGACGTTGGGCAGACTACAAGAATGGGTTTGGGAGGGTTGAAGGGGAACACTGGCTTGGACTGGATAAGATACACAACCTGATAACCCAGAATGATTATGAACTGTATGTGGAGTTGGAAGATTGGGAAGGAAACACGGCTTATGCTAAGTATGATACCTTTAGCCTAGGGGATGAGAGTACAGATTATACTCTGAACATTGGGGGGTACAGTGGGAATGCTGGAGATGCTATCATTTACCATAATGGTATGAAATTCAGTGCTAGAGATGTGGACAATGATTTTGACAGTATTGATCACTGTGCTCGGCGGATTGCAGGTGGCTGGTGGTATACTTCTTGTGCTCACTCTGCCCTGAATGGTGCCTACTACCATCCAGAGGACTACCATGGTACTGACACAGGGTGGGGTGTTTTCTGGTATCAATGGAAAGGTCTTTACTACTCACTCAAGGCCACCAAGATGATGGTTCGACCTCTAAACTTTACCCGCAAACTGTGA
- the LOC136443688 gene encoding microfibril-associated glycoprotein 4-like isoform X1: MQRQTGNTIVFFSSLQNNYRCQTKGELNVLPNQEDALNAEARDQPLGATNFEDCARLFPLLYWTNTVQDGVFPIKPTSSSNHFDVYCDMTTDGGGWTVIQRRFDGTVNFYRRWADYKNGFGRVEGEHWLGLDKIHNLITQNDYELYVELEDWEGNTAYAKYDTFSLGDESTDYTLNIGGYSGNAGDAIIYHNGMKFSARDVDNDFDSIDHCARRIAGGWWYTSCAHSALNGAYYHPEDYHGTDTGWGVFWYQWKGLYYSLKATKMMVRPLNFTRKL; this comes from the exons ATGCAGAGGCAGACTGGGAACACAATAGTTTTTTTCAGCAGTTTGCAGAACAACTACAGGTGCCAAACCAAAGGTGAGTTAAATG TACTCCCAAACCAAGAAGATGCTCTGAATGCTGAAGCAAGAGACCAGCCGTTGGGTGCTACAAACTTCGAGGACTGCGCACGTCTCTTCCCTCTGCTCTACTGGACCAACACAGTACAGGATGGAGTTTTCCCCATCAAACCTACATCCTCATCCAACCACTTTGACGTCTACTGTGACATGACTACAGATGGTGGTGGCTGGACTGTCATACAGAGGAGGTTCGATGGGACAGTCAATTTTTACAGACGTTGGGCAGACTACAAGAATGGGTTTGGGAGGGTTGAAGGGGAACACTGGCTTGGACTGGATAAGATACACAACCTGATAACCCAGAATGATTATGAACTGTATGTGGAGTTGGAAGATTGGGAAGGAAACACGGCTTATGCTAAGTATGATACCTTTAGCCTAGGGGATGAGAGTACAGATTATACTCTGAACATTGGGGGGTACAGTGGGAATGCTGGAGATGCTATCATTTACCATAATGGTATGAAATTCAGTGCTAGAGATGTGGACAATGATTTTGACAGTATTGATCACTGTGCTCGGCGGATTGCAGGTGGCTGGTGGTATACTTCTTGTGCTCACTCTGCCCTGAATGGTGCCTACTACCATCCAGAGGACTACCATGGTACTGACACAGGGTGGGGTGTTTTCTGGTATCAATGGAAAGGTCTTTACTACTCACTCAAGGCCACCAAGATGATGGTTCGACCTCTAAACTTTACCCGCAAACTGTGA
- the LOC136443689 gene encoding microfibril-associated glycoprotein 4-like isoform X2, which produces MLVLLAIFTVFIQVGTEAAVLDDVNRHALPMQDDAQDMAGTSNTHPLAATTFADCAGLFPVLYWTNGVQDGVYPIKPESSSDHFDVYCDMTTNGGRWTVIQRRFDGHLNFVRNWADYKNGFGRVEGEHWLGLDKMHALTTQDNYELYVQLEDWEGNTAYAKYDAFSIGDESTGYTLNIGGYSGDAGDSMGSYHNGMKFSARDVDNDIDNSYHCAQFLSGGWWYRNCAYSNLNGPYFWMEDYHGTETGQGVKWHHWKGRHYSLKATKMMVRPRNFARKL; this is translated from the exons ATGCTCGTTCTGTTGGCTATATTCACTGTCTTCATACAAGTGGGGACAGAGGCAGCAGTACTTGATGATGTAAACAGACATG CTCTCCCAATGCAAGATGATGCCCAGGACATGGCTGGTACCAGTAACACCCATCCCCTGGCTGCTACCACATTTGCAGACTGTGCAGGTTTGTTCCCTGTGCTCTACTGGACCAATGGAGTACAAGACGGAGTCTATCCCATCAAACCTGAGTCTTCATCCGACCACTTTGACGTCTACTGTGACATGACTACAAATGGTGGGCGCTGGACTGTCATACAGAGGAGGTTTGACGGACATCTTAACTTCGTTAGGAACTGGGCAGACTACAAAAATGGGTTTGGGAGGGTCGAGGGGGAACACTGGCTGGGACTGGACAAAATGCACGCCTTGACAACACAGGACAACTATGAACTATACGTCCAGTTAGAAGATTGGGAAGGGAATACGGCCTACGCTAAATATGATGCATTCAGTATTGGAGATGAGAGTACAGGTTATACACTGAACATTGGGGGGTACAGTGGGGATGCTGGAGACTCTATGGGTAGTTACCATAACGGTATGAAGTTCAGTGCTAGAGATGTGGACAATGATATTGACAATAGTTACCACTGTGCCCAATTCCTTTCTGGTGGATGGTGGTACAGAAACTGTGCTTACTCTAACCTTAACGGTCCTTATTTCTGGATGGAGGACTATCATGGTACGGAGACAGGGCAAGGTGTTAAGTGGCATCACTGGAAAGGCCGCCACTACTCGCTGAAAGCTACTAAGATGATGGTGCGACCTCGCAACTTTGCACGCAAATTGTAA
- the LOC136443689 gene encoding microfibril-associated glycoprotein 4-like isoform X1 → MVTMLVLLAIFTVFIQVGTEAAVLDDVNRHALPMQDDAQDMAGTSNTHPLAATTFADCAGLFPVLYWTNGVQDGVYPIKPESSSDHFDVYCDMTTNGGRWTVIQRRFDGHLNFVRNWADYKNGFGRVEGEHWLGLDKMHALTTQDNYELYVQLEDWEGNTAYAKYDAFSIGDESTGYTLNIGGYSGDAGDSMGSYHNGMKFSARDVDNDIDNSYHCAQFLSGGWWYRNCAYSNLNGPYFWMEDYHGTETGQGVKWHHWKGRHYSLKATKMMVRPRNFARKL, encoded by the exons ATG GTGACCATGCTCGTTCTGTTGGCTATATTCACTGTCTTCATACAAGTGGGGACAGAGGCAGCAGTACTTGATGATGTAAACAGACATG CTCTCCCAATGCAAGATGATGCCCAGGACATGGCTGGTACCAGTAACACCCATCCCCTGGCTGCTACCACATTTGCAGACTGTGCAGGTTTGTTCCCTGTGCTCTACTGGACCAATGGAGTACAAGACGGAGTCTATCCCATCAAACCTGAGTCTTCATCCGACCACTTTGACGTCTACTGTGACATGACTACAAATGGTGGGCGCTGGACTGTCATACAGAGGAGGTTTGACGGACATCTTAACTTCGTTAGGAACTGGGCAGACTACAAAAATGGGTTTGGGAGGGTCGAGGGGGAACACTGGCTGGGACTGGACAAAATGCACGCCTTGACAACACAGGACAACTATGAACTATACGTCCAGTTAGAAGATTGGGAAGGGAATACGGCCTACGCTAAATATGATGCATTCAGTATTGGAGATGAGAGTACAGGTTATACACTGAACATTGGGGGGTACAGTGGGGATGCTGGAGACTCTATGGGTAGTTACCATAACGGTATGAAGTTCAGTGCTAGAGATGTGGACAATGATATTGACAATAGTTACCACTGTGCCCAATTCCTTTCTGGTGGATGGTGGTACAGAAACTGTGCTTACTCTAACCTTAACGGTCCTTATTTCTGGATGGAGGACTATCATGGTACGGAGACAGGGCAAGGTGTTAAGTGGCATCACTGGAAAGGCCGCCACTACTCGCTGAAAGCTACTAAGATGATGGTGCGACCTCGCAACTTTGCACGCAAATTGTAA
- the LOC136443689 gene encoding fibrinogen C domain-containing protein 1-like isoform X3 codes for MQDDAQDMAGTSNTHPLAATTFADCAGLFPVLYWTNGVQDGVYPIKPESSSDHFDVYCDMTTNGGRWTVIQRRFDGHLNFVRNWADYKNGFGRVEGEHWLGLDKMHALTTQDNYELYVQLEDWEGNTAYAKYDAFSIGDESTGYTLNIGGYSGDAGDSMGSYHNGMKFSARDVDNDIDNSYHCAQFLSGGWWYRNCAYSNLNGPYFWMEDYHGTETGQGVKWHHWKGRHYSLKATKMMVRPRNFARKL; via the coding sequence ATGCAAGATGATGCCCAGGACATGGCTGGTACCAGTAACACCCATCCCCTGGCTGCTACCACATTTGCAGACTGTGCAGGTTTGTTCCCTGTGCTCTACTGGACCAATGGAGTACAAGACGGAGTCTATCCCATCAAACCTGAGTCTTCATCCGACCACTTTGACGTCTACTGTGACATGACTACAAATGGTGGGCGCTGGACTGTCATACAGAGGAGGTTTGACGGACATCTTAACTTCGTTAGGAACTGGGCAGACTACAAAAATGGGTTTGGGAGGGTCGAGGGGGAACACTGGCTGGGACTGGACAAAATGCACGCCTTGACAACACAGGACAACTATGAACTATACGTCCAGTTAGAAGATTGGGAAGGGAATACGGCCTACGCTAAATATGATGCATTCAGTATTGGAGATGAGAGTACAGGTTATACACTGAACATTGGGGGGTACAGTGGGGATGCTGGAGACTCTATGGGTAGTTACCATAACGGTATGAAGTTCAGTGCTAGAGATGTGGACAATGATATTGACAATAGTTACCACTGTGCCCAATTCCTTTCTGGTGGATGGTGGTACAGAAACTGTGCTTACTCTAACCTTAACGGTCCTTATTTCTGGATGGAGGACTATCATGGTACGGAGACAGGGCAAGGTGTTAAGTGGCATCACTGGAAAGGCCGCCACTACTCGCTGAAAGCTACTAAGATGATGGTGCGACCTCGCAACTTTGCACGCAAATTGTAA